ACAAGAGTGTCAGGTTTGACAGCTTCACCGAAATTACCATCATTCTCCTCAACTTGTGGCTGCTCAATCTTTTCTTCATGCTTTGCTCCTTCCAGATTCTCATTGAGGTTTAATTTAGAGCTTTCAGGTTCCTTCTCATTGAGGTttgtttccaatttttcttGATCTGATTCATTAGTTATCTTATATTCTTTTTCAGCATCATTATCTGCATTCAACTGGTCGACAGGTTTTGGTGGCTCTGCTTCAGCAGCTTCGTCTTTTGTTTCCTTCTCATCTTGATTTTCCTTCTTACCATCTTTCACTTCAGTATCATCCCTGCTCCCATCTTTTCCAGCATCTTGGTTGTCAAATTCTTTCTTCTCCTCCAGAACTTCTGGTTCAGCTTCTGTTTCTTTAAGATCTTTCTTGGACACCgaagttctttttctctttggaTGCTCACTCTCCATTGGTGGAGATGCTTTAGCCTTTTCACTTATCCTTGCTGACCTCCTCGGCGTCTCACCTGTGCCCCAATCAAATTCGGCAGCTGCTGGGCCACCAGGGTGTGCCTTCAGGTACTGATCCaactttcttttgtttttgatcTCCTCCCCTGTTGGAGTTGTGAAGatgacctcatgtttcttagGAGAGTTACCTTGCTTAGGAAAAAACTGCCAAACATTCATATCGTTCAATCAGTTGCAACCAATAAACCAGTAACTCAGAtctctcttttttgttttaatttttcaattttttgttattaATATAAGATAATAGAAGCTAAATAATTGTGTAAATATAGGTTAAGGCGAACTTCATAGGCAGGTTAGTTCTTGATATATAGATTTACAAGTTTTCCATTGAAAGGGTGAGTGAAGGACAATCAATAAAGTGAGTGTTCCTCTCAACGCGTTGATACTCTTGCAAGAAAGAAATCTTTCAATAACTAGACAAAAGTACATCCAAATAACCCACAAAACAAGAAGTCTCTCTCCCCAAATAAGATGATAAAAGAACTCACATTGGTATAAATTACAGTActcaaaaagaataataataaccaAAGAAAACTATCTAGaagccaaaaagaaaaaagaaaaaaaagtacattCTCTCCCTTTCACACCCATGAAAGTCTTGCCACTCTCTCATACAGAACACTTCCGTTCCTCTTCAGCCATAAGCTCTATAAAGTAAAAAAACAAGTAATATTCCACCATGAAATCTTCATCTTCTCTTCAATAGGAAACCAGCACAGCGGCAAGTGGAAAACACCAGCTAACACCAGGCATATAtgggaaaaggaagaaaacgAAAAGCCAGACACAGAATTTTGGAAAAAGAGACTGCATTAATTGGAGTTCTTTATGTTGTCAGCATCGTTATTGTTACATAAACAGCACCAATGAGGATGCAGATCTATAACCTTGCGTTTCTGTATAAGATAAAAAGTACTAACCTTCCCAAAATCAAGATGCCAGAAGAAAAATCTCAAGAATTTGAgaattctaaatttcaaaaccTTAAAAGACACATCCTGCTGGCTATGAGTCTGACATGCTGTTCACAAACAGCATGTGGATTAACAAAAAAATGCTCGACTCCTCTGGTAGACCATCTGATATCATGCTGCCTACTTGGAGCCAAATTCCGTCCTTTTTTCATCGCTAACCATTCATCCACATCCATCTGAAAAAGATCTGATGAAATGTATACCGCAGTAAGAGATTTTATCATTTCTGAAAGACTATAAGGCAAAAGTACAAAGAGACCAGCCGTTTTAGATGCTACTGATTCTCCCTGGCATTCTCCTGTTAGGAAAAACTCACTCTACATTTCTCAATCTCCAATCCTTGCCATGTATCTCACTTCTCAGCTTATTCCTTTACCTAACAAGTGGGCTTCCCCACACTCTTAGGGAACTTGCACTCATACTGTTGTTTGAGCAAGAACTTCAAGATGCATTAATCTGTATGCATTCTGAGTCACCAGCCCAATAGGAATCGAAACCATTTCAAATGGAAAAGACAATCACCATCggttaacttttatatataggCTTGTAATCACACCTTCCTGATAAGCTTGGGTCAACCAAGGATAAGACATTGGCCTTGTATAAGCAGTAAGCACAGAAGTTTTTGATCCAGACCATCAGTTTCTATAATGAATAGCTTTGAGACAAGCAAAGGCTTCCTCCTTAGCCTTGGAGTTTGACTCAAACTATTATTTTTAAGTGATGGATGAGGGAAATGCAGTTGAGCAATAATCCACCAAAGATATTCAGTGGAAACATGTAAGCCCCATCAGAGGAAGATAACCAATTCAACATATTTTGGATTTTATGGTCTTGAACAGCCACCTTGCTCAGACACCAAATCACCTATATAATCAATCCGGGTGTGTGAAGAAGTGCAGAGCTTGGTACTAGCCACCATCATATTTACGGAGAAGTCTAAAACAGAACAAATGCTGAGCACATAGCTCTGAGCCAGCATTGTAAACAAGCATGCGGTCAATAAACACAAGTAAATTTGGAAAGGAACTATCTTAATATGTCCGTGAGATATTTGAGAGCTTGGTCATTGGTCAAGCCAAACAACATGATCCAAAAACCATGCCAGATAGGGGCacaaattaatacaattataaatttagacatacaatgatgaaatgtaattttatttataacattcAAATCGAAGTTATATTGATTACCGATACTATATCAAGCTGTTGTGTTCAACATTAGTTTATTTAGAAAATAAGACTATATAAGTTTGATTAGACCATATAATAAAGAGCATGACCATATGTAGATACAAAGGAagaaaatcataatttaaagcTCCAAATATTTAGTAGTTTTTTTCTCAGTCAGAATTATAGTTTTTATGccattaaagaaaattttacataatttaaattttaaataaaaatatccaTTTTAACTTGTATTTATACAAGGAAACAAAcaccataaatttaaaaaataatatatatatatatataacccaAAACAAAATATGAACCTTAATAAACATTATCTAGAAATTAAATAAAGGGAATAGGGTTCCCACCCAGCTTAAATTAGAGATAACTTACTTATTTTCAAtgagaaaagttttttttctttttttttttttcttttttttttaaaaaaatcaacatgaTAAAAAGGttcatatgtattttttttttttttccaaaacaaTGAGTTAACAGATGACCAAAATCAATGTCCACTATTTCTTTATAAAGGGAAGTGGGGTGGGGTCACATGCCCCCGGGCCCGAAAGTGGCTCCACCAGTGCCTTAAAATTTATGGTGTTCTTGATAAGTGCAAGAGGCAGTTTAAGGCACGTTCTCAAGCTTATGCGAATCAGGTTATACCCTTCTTTGAAATCAATCTTCAAGATGAGAACTGCTCCATGTATGAGTGCAGAGGGCTTAGGTAACACTGATGATAGTGATACCctcattcaaaatcaatcttGAAGATGACAGTCTCATGTAGTTCATCGAATAGCTCCGcaactacaaatttaatccgAAGCTCACTGATTGACTAGCTACTGTTTAAGTGAACTTGTATTGGAATGTAGTATACCTAGCAGTGCACAAGCTTCTTGATTTGGTTCTTTTGAAGTTGAAGATGTAGATTAGGACCTAGGAGTTATCCAAG
This DNA window, taken from Benincasa hispida cultivar B227 chromosome 6, ASM972705v1, whole genome shotgun sequence, encodes the following:
- the LOC120079435 gene encoding methyl-CpG-binding domain-containing protein 11-like codes for the protein MAASVKKDTGNEEVVSFELPAPPGWKKKFFPKQGNSPKKHEVIFTTPTGEEIKNKRKLDQYLKAHPGGPAAAEFDWGTGETPRRSARISEKAKASPPMESEHPKRKRTSVSKKDLKETEAEPEVLEEKKEFDNQDAGKDGSRDDTEVKDGKKENQDEKETKDEAAEAEPPKPVDQLNADNDAEKEYKITNESDQEKLETNLNEKEPESSKLNLNENLEGAKHEEKIEQPQVEENDGNFGEAVKPDTLVSDKQEKALENQNPNQQDIELEGEIKDKAGATEEKSEKHTETNKTIEVTENGNHRNGGNEVNP